From the genome of Podospora bellae-mahoneyi strain CBS 112042 chromosome 2, whole genome shotgun sequence:
AGGAGTCGCCGACCGCTGGCTTATACGGTGTTCTGGACCTTGTGCCTTGTCTTTTCTCAAGTGACATAtttctcggccttctcctttgCCCGTCCCCCTTCGCTACCTCGTAGTGTAGCCGCGCCGCACGCCAAAGCTCCATCTCGGCATACTCTCTCTGATGCCAATATCTCAACAATGGCTGAGTCTACCAAGTCTGGCATGTCTGGAGTGTCATCCTCTAGCACGGCCTCAAAGCCTGTCGATGACGACAGGTTCACCTTTGAGTCTGTCCTCGACGACTCATCACACATCGAGGCCGATGTAAGTTGTCCGAGGAGCATCGTCCAATGTCCCTGTAGCCAAGCTGAATCCTGTTGCTTCTAGTCAAACCCCCATGACATCTAGTATGAACAACCTGCCTGGCCTAGTCAACAGCCTGACGCAAGACTGATGCCAACCTTTTAGTGACACCCAATCCCTTTCCGAGTCCATAGCCGACTTCCGAGAGGAGTTTGGCAGGACATATCATTCCTACCGTGCCGGCTGTATGTctgctcttctcttcctgctTCGACCTTGATGACTGACAACTTTGCCTAGCATACTACTTCCCCAATGACCCCACGGAAGCAGAGCGAATGGACGAGCAGTACGAGATCATCAAGGTCATCATGGATGGGCGGCTTCATCTGGCGCCGTTTACCCGTGAAAAGTACCCGCGGAAGGTGCTCGACATCGCCACAGGGACTGGGCTTTGGGCCATTGAGATGGGGGACGAGTACCCGGATGCTGAGATAGTAGGAACGGACCTCTCGCCGATTCAACCGCCGTTTGTGCCACCGAACGTGAGGTTCTTTGTGGAGGATTCGTATGTTTTACCCTCTCTCTCCTATCAAATATCCTCCGATGGCTAACACATCTCCCACAGAACCGAAGAATGGTATGCATGCCGTACTTTCCCTCCCACCAAAGCCGCTCCCCACTAACATGTACTCAAGGGACTACCCCCCCTCAGAATTCGACCTCATCCACACCCGCGTCACAATCGGCTGCTGGGCCGACATGAAGAAGGAAATCATCGCCCGcgccttccaccacctcaaaccAGGCGGCTGGCTCGAGTGTCAAGAAGTCCCCGGCATGCCCCACTGCGACGACGGGACCATGCCCCCGGACTACGACTGGCTCAAGTGGACCCTCGAGCTCTACAATAGCTCCCGCCTCGCCAACCGCCAGGTCGACGTCGGGGAGCAGCTCAAGGACTGGATGAGGGAAGTCGGCTTTGTCGACGTCCACGAGGCCGTGTTCAAGATCCCGCTCAACGGCTGGCCAAAGGACACGAGACTCAAACACGTGGGGATGCTGTGGCAGAGGAACTTGCTGGATGGCTTGCAGGGTTTCAGTCTGGGGTTTTTTAGCAAGCATTTGGGGAAGAcgcaggaggagattgaggtaTGCTTTTCTCCTTTCCAGCAacatattttctttttttgtctttgatgatgatggagctAACGTTGTGGTATAGGTCTCCCTCGTGGACGTAAGGAGGAGTCTCTTCAACAGAAAGATCCACGCTTACCACAAGCTCTACGTGGTCTACGGAAGGAAACCGGAGGGCGCCGCCACCGCGCCAGAAGCtgaggcaggaggagacaCAGGCGAAAAATAGCACACCGATCTCGGGCGTGTTAAAACACTTTTTCGCTCTTGGGTACACAAACACATCCCAGACCAGCGAGGAGCTTTCATACATGTCGATGATACCTTACGGCGCCAGgttcccttttctttcctttcaaTGTTGGATGTCACAATTCAGGCTAccgtggttgatgaaggaaCAAAGAAAATAGGGACAACATGACTTGATGTTGACGTTACGTGCCAACTTAACTTAGGTAATGAagagacgatgatgatgactttgGTGTGCTCAACATATTATTCCCTCACTGGAAAACGCCTACAGGAAATCAGTCATCAATTTCTTCGACTACCTACCAAATCAGCATCCCACTACCTAGAAGTACGAACGCCCTGCTTACAAAATTCcaacaagaaaaacaaacGACAATCTGCCCAACCTCTTCTTATACCACCGAGAGAAACAAACACGCAAACAAACCCATGAAAACCCCACACAACCTGTTCTTTCCTCAGTTACTCAAGCAGTAtgctccaaccccccctcaacagTCGCATCCTTCGCACTGTCATCCACATCCAAcaccttttcctcttccaccccttcccccttttcctcctcctcatcatcactcaccTCCCACTC
Proteins encoded in this window:
- a CDS encoding hypothetical protein (EggNog:ENOG503NYDB; COG:S), which produces MAESTKSGMSGVSSSSTASKPVDDDRFTFESVLDDSSHIEADSIADFREEFGRTYHSYRAGSYYFPNDPTEAERMDEQYEIIKVIMDGRLHLAPFTREKYPRKVLDIATGTGLWAIEMGDEYPDAEIVGTDLSPIQPPFVPPNVRFFVEDSDYPPSEFDLIHTRVTIGCWADMKKEIIARAFHHLKPGGWLECQEVPGMPHCDDGTMPPDYDWLKWTLELYNSSRLANRQVDVGEQLKDWMREVGFVDVHEAVFKIPLNGWPKDTRLKHVGMLWQRNLLDGLQGFSLGFFSKHLGKTQEEIEVSLVDVRRSLFNRKIHAYHKLYVVYGRKPEGAATAPEAEAGGDTGEK